The genomic stretch acgatggtcatgatagccaaacagttctatttttgtttcatcagaccagagtacatttctTTAAAAAGTACAGTTGCAAACTCCATGATTTGCGGTGGGAAATacgcatgcggagatcatccgttcacccacaccgcatcgcacaaagacacagcggttggaaccaaaaatctccaatttgcaCTCCAGACCAAGACCAAAGGACAAATGTTTACCCaatgcagcaattcgaccatgaaggcctgattcacactcctctgaacagttgatgttgagatgtgtctgttactttaactctgtgaagcatttttgtgagctgcaatttctgcggctggtaactttaatgaacGTATCctgcagcagaggcaactctgggtcttccattcctatggcggtcctcatgagagtctgTTTCGTCATAGCGCTTaatggttttgcgactgcacttgaagaaactttcaaagttcatgaaatgttccatattgactgaccttcatgtcttcaagtaatgatggactgtcatttcactttgcttatttgagctgttcttgccataatgtggacatagggctatcttttgtatacccccccaacttgtcacaacacaactgattggctcaaacgtattaagatggaaagaaattacacaaattcacttttaagaaggcacacctgttaattgaaatgcattccaggtgactgctggttgagagaatgccaagctcatttaaagctgtcatcaagtcaaagggttgCTATTTGAAGAAtaacaaatgtaaaatatatttggatttgtttaatactttttggttactacatgattccatatgtgttgcttcatagttttgatgtcttcgatattattctacaatgtagaaaatagtaataaagaaaaaccctggaatgagtaggtgtttccaaatgtttgactggtactgttcaaGGAAGAATTTTGGGGGGATTAAAAACAGAGTACATGAAAAAAGAAGACCAAGAATTTCATTTCGTCAGACCACCTTtaattatacaatgtagaaaatagtaaaaataaagaaaaacccttgaatgagtaggatgttctaaaacttttgaccggtagtgtacatgtaAGCAGAGTTAAAGTAACTATGGCGGTACTCAAACTATCTTCATTAGCTTAAGGAAATGCTCAAATTAAGCCTTGTTGTCTTGTCTGGTGGTCCACATCTTGGCCACTGACCAGTATTTGACCACTGACCAGTACTTTCAGACAAATATGTCATGCTGCAAGTCGTTACAaacttgttttttttgtgtgtgggtGTCACATTTCTGTATGTTGTGTAGTTGGAGGAGGGTCCTTAAAGGGGGCTGAGTGAAGGTAGAGTTCCCTTGAAATTCCTACGCACTTCTAAGGAAACCTGGTTACCTGCCAATGTGGGCACCTGTGGTTTAAGTAAACCTGTCAGTGCGAGCACACAAGAGGTTTGAGGATTCCATGCACTGGTAAGTGAAGTAGCTATTATCAAGATTATGCTAAACAGCAGGGTGATAAATGATAATCAAATATGTGATGACAGCTATCACAAAACATAGACACCACTCATTAAGCATGGTCTGTTTAATGTCTGAAAAGCATTCTAGTTGGACTAATTCAGGCATATTCTAAATCGAAACAGTGTGGTGATTTGCGGAATTGAGTCAGTTGTGTAAATAGTTGAGTGGGATCGTTTAAGAGAAGAATATGTCCTGCTGTATTTATTACTATTTGTTATAATCTTTCTGACATTTGCCTGACAATGTAGGGTAATTTCACACCTCATTTTCtaatcacacacactcacaaatcaAGCACAGTTCTGAATTATGAATCTCCTCCAGACAAGACGTTGATGTAGTTGAACAAGGTACACATCCATTTTGTGCAGTGCACTTTTGTCAGGTGTGAGCTTAAGGCAGACTGCAACCCTAGGGTCATTAGAAGATGCAACAAGGTCGTCTAAGACTGCGACCCTGGCTTGAGAAGCAGATACAGTCAGGGAAATACCCAGGTGTCACCTGGCTTGAGAAGCAGATACAGTCAGGAAATACCCAGGTGTCACCTGGCTTGAGAAGCAGATACAGTCAGGGAAATACCCAGGTGTCACCTGGCTTGAGAAGCAGATACAGTCAGGGAAATACCCAGGTGTCACCTGGCTTGATGAGTGAGATGCTCCCACCAGAACATGTTTAAATCCATACACAcagatcagtggaggctgctgaggaagaacggctcataataattgcTGGAACGACGCAAATGGAATTGCATTGAACATATTGAACACAATTGCATTGAAAtgatatttgataccattccacctattccgctccagccattaccacgagcccttcctccccaattaaggtgccaccaacagCCTGTGTCACAGATATCAGATCTCAAGTGAAACATCATTTTGATCATAGCTATTAGAAGTTAAGTCCACTCTAATGGGGGTATCACATCATTCTTTTGAGAATATAATGCCTTTGTCACAGTTCAGATGGGAAAAGGTGAATGGTAAAACATTTTGACCACTCTGCTTTGTACTTTAGACAACTCAAGTTTTCCAGATTCCTTGGAAGCATGCGGCTTGACATGGTTGGAATATAGACAAGGACGCCACTTTGTTCCGAAACTGGGCAATGCACACAGGTAAGAAGCAAGTCCAGACACCAATGTACAAAGCTCTCTGATTGCACAATGCAAAGCTATCTTCCATCAAGGCATGAAGGtattatgtacagttgaagtcgaaagtttacatacacttaggttggagtcattcaaatttgtttttcaaccactccacaaatgtcttgttaacaaactatggttttggcaagtcagttaggagatctactttgcatgacacaatacatttttttttccaacaattatttacagacagattatttcacctataattcactgtgtcacaattccagtgggtcagaagtttacatacactaagttgactgtgccttttaaacagcttggaaaattccagaaaattatgtcatggctttagaagcttctgataggctaattgaaatcatttgagtcaattggaggtgtacctgtggatgtattgcaaggcctaccttcaaactcagtgcctctttgtttgacatcatgggaaaatcaaaataaatcagccaagacctcagaaaaaaaatgtaggcctccacaagtctagttcatccttgggagcaaattccaaacgcctgaaggtagcacgttcatctgtacaaacaatagtacgcaagtataaacaccatgggaccacgcagccgtcataccactcaggaacgAGACGCGCTTTGtcccctagagatgaacgtactttggatccgaaaagtgaaaatcaatcccagaacaacagcaaaggaccttgtgaagatgctggaggaaacgggtacaaaagtatctatatccacagtaaaacgagtcctatatcgacatcaacttaaaacttgctaccctctccactactgttccatcgatgtggataggggggtgttccctctgctgtttcctgaagtccacaatcatctccttagttttgttgacgttgagtgtgaggttattttcctgacaccacactctgagggccctcacctcctccctgtaggccgtctcgtcgttgttggtaatcaagcctaccactgttgtgtcgtccgcaaacttgatgattgagttggaggcgtgcgtggccacgcagtcgtgggtgaacagggagtacaggagagggctcagaacgcacccttgtggggcccccgtgttgaggatcagcgggaggagatgttgttgcctaccctcaccacctgggggcggcccgtcaggaagtccagtacccagttgcacagggcggggtcgagacccagggtctcgagcttgatgacgagcttggagggtactatggtgttgaatgccgagctgtagacgatgaacagcattctcacataggtattcctcttgtccaggtgggttagggcagtgtggttgagattgcatcgtctgtggacctatttgggcggtaagcaaattggagtaggtctagggtgtcaggtagggtggaggtgatctggtccttgactagtctctcaaagcacttcatgatgacggaagtgagtgctacggggcggtagtcgtttagctcagttaccttagctttcttgggaacaggaacaatggtggccctcttgaagcatgtgggaacagcagactggtatagggattgattgaatatgtccgtaaacacaccggccagctggtctgcgcatgctctgagggcgcggctggggatacactaaagctacccttaagaAAAAGAGTTTACTGAAGTTACTTAGAAAAGTAGTTTACTACATCCAAAATCCTTTGTGAAAGATGATCATATGTAAACTGAAATGTCATAGATTATAATTTGCAAGAGCAAATTACTTCAGGGTCATACGTTAACAGAATGTTTAATTTAGCCAATTCAAGACAAAATAATATGTTTTAAGTGAGAATTAGGGAGTCCTGACgctgaaaaagaaaggaaattctTGCTTCCTTCACCCATATTTTCTTTACGCAGAaaaaagtagtgtgtagttccagtagttagctacaccgctacatggcgAGAATATAACTAAATACTGAAAATACTACAGGTTAGAATTCAGTTCAACTACCACCcagctactgcaaaatgtagttcaattactagttgaactacatgtagttcactactacCCAACACTGTTCACATCTATGGATGgtcaaatttacatttacatttaagtcatttagcagacgctcttatccagagcgacttacaaattggtgcattcaccttatgacatccagtggaacagtcactttatgCAAATCAATTGTTGTGGATATGGATAGTTTTATCAATTGTTACTATATTTTCCTGTACAGACAAGGGCAACAAATTGACCAATTTGAGCGTGCGTTTTCAAAGTCAGTACTTGGAACCTTTgggataaatcaaatcaaatgtaatttgtcacatgcgcagaatacaacaagtAACACACCTTACCGCATActtacaatcccttaaccaacaatgcagttaaaaaatatttactaaataaactcaaTTAAAACACTACTTCCTCATCCTTGCTTGTATGTAAAATGATACAGTTCACAAGTTTGCTTTAATGAACTAATTGTATCCCTTCGTTTCAAGGCAGATACAAACCTGGGATAGACAAGCCTGATCCTAAGACCTGGAAAGCCAACTTCCGATGTGCCCTGAACACTCTACCCGATGTGAAAGAGCTTCAGGGCAAGAGCATCAAGAAGGGCAGTAATGCCTCCAGGGTTTACATGATGCTGCCTGTTGTTAAGCGTATCGAACGAAGAAAAGGTGAGTAGCTTTAGAATGCATGCTTTAAGTTGTTTACAATGTTGGGGAAGTTACTCTGCAAACATAGTTTACTAAGCTACCAATaacttcacactggaagaagttaaaCTACACTAAAGCTACCCTTAAAAAGGTTTACTGgagttactttgaaaaagtagttcactacatccaaactacttcGTGAAAAACTACATATGTAAATCGGATGTcagactacaaattgcaagaacatATCAGTTTGGGGTCATAGGTTAACAGCATGTTTAATTCCACTTATTTAACCCAAAAACaatgtttcaagtgagaattaggcaggtctgatgaaATTCTTCATTTGCAGTTCCGGTAGTTAGCTGCACGGCTACATGGCAAAATTGATTTattgaacaggtcagggttccatagccgcaggcagaacagttgaaactggagcagcagcacggccaggtggacaacaaggagtcatcatgccaggtagtcctgaggcatggtcttagggctcaggtcctccgagagagagaaagagagaattagagagagcgtacttaaattcacacaagacaccggataagacaggagaaatactccagatgtaacagactgaccctagccgcATGATACAAACTACTGcagtataaatactggaggctgagacaggaggggtcaggagacactgtggccccatccaatgatacccccggacagggccaaacaaattcaaaggacagatgcagagcctcagtctgacgccattaaaagttaatttaccaccttcacaagtgcagtctcagtgctatgatggggtcgaaaaccagactgaagcatttcgtatccATTGTTTGTCTTCAAGAAGGCTgtgagttgctgcacaacagctttttctaacatttttgagaggaatggaagaatcAATATAGGCCAATTTAGTTTTTTATTTTCcaggtcaaggtttggctttttcaagaggctttatattactgccacttttagtgagtttggtacacatttggtggatagagagccgtttattatgttcaacataggagggccaagcacaggaagcagctctttcagtagtttagttggaataggatccagtatgcagcttgaaggttgaggccatgattattttcatcattgtgtcgagagatatagtactaaaacacttgagtgccTCCCTTGTTCCTAAGTCCTGGCAGaattgtgcagactcaggacaactgagctttggaggaatacgcagatttaaagaggagtccgtaatttgctttctaataatcatgatcttttcctcgaaattcatgaatttattactgctgaagtgaaagtcatcctctcttggggaatgctgctttttagttttagctttgcaacagtatcaaacatttttaggattgttc from Oncorhynchus keta strain PuntledgeMale-10-30-2019 chromosome 24, Oket_V2, whole genome shotgun sequence encodes the following:
- the LOC118402746 gene encoding LOW QUALITY PROTEIN: interferon regulatory factor 2-like (The sequence of the model RefSeq protein was modified relative to this genomic sequence to represent the inferred CDS: substituted 1 base at 1 genomic stop codon); this translates as MQQGRLRLRPWLEKQIQSGKYPGVTWLEKQIQSGNTQTTQVFQIPWKHAAXHGWNIDKDATLFRNWAMHTGRYKPGIDKPDPKTWKANFRCALNTLPDVKELQGKSIKKGSNASRVYMMLPVVKRIERRKGPQVS